In Candidatus Dormiibacterota bacterium, the following are encoded in one genomic region:
- a CDS encoding LemA family protein produces the protein MGIVVLIVFALAVVIAVGYVVGIYNQLVQVKVNVDKSWANIDVLEKQRYDEIPKLVQVCEGYMQYERDTLQKVIEARTKYLQAQGPGEKGAASSQMAGALKSLFALAESYPDLKANQNFAQLQTRITALENEIADRREFYNDSVTINNTRIQQIPYAFFAPMLSMKEREMYKVSAAEKASPEIKFAYPR, from the coding sequence ATGGGGATCGTCGTCCTGATCGTGTTTGCCCTGGCGGTCGTGATCGCCGTGGGGTACGTCGTCGGCATCTACAACCAGCTCGTCCAGGTGAAGGTCAACGTGGACAAGTCGTGGGCCAACATTGACGTCCTGGAGAAGCAGCGCTACGACGAGATCCCGAAGCTGGTGCAGGTGTGCGAGGGGTACATGCAGTACGAGCGCGACACTCTGCAGAAGGTCATCGAGGCGCGCACCAAGTACCTGCAGGCGCAGGGACCGGGCGAGAAGGGGGCTGCCAGCTCGCAGATGGCAGGCGCCCTGAAGTCGCTGTTCGCCCTGGCCGAGAGCTACCCCGACCTGAAGGCGAACCAGAACTTCGCGCAGCTGCAGACTCGCATCACCGCGCTCGAGAACGAGATCGCCGACCGGCGCGAGTTCTACAACGACTCCGTGACCATCAACAACACGCGCATCCAGCAGATCCCGTACGCCTTTTTCGCGCCGATGCTGAGCATGAAGGAGCGGGAGATGTACAAGGTCAGCGCCGCCGAGAAGGCCTCCCCCGAGATCAAGTTCGCCTACCCGCGCTAG